A part of Podarcis muralis chromosome 13, rPodMur119.hap1.1, whole genome shotgun sequence genomic DNA contains:
- the LOC144325095 gene encoding uncharacterized protein LOC144325095 isoform X2: MPSWNTPLLNGGRHQEWQGSYSLARARTPRPESQPRPWEAGTRERQQCRRKEEPERDATRGGGEAGVDGDKRSALAPTAPKRLSWQDGAERSQPEPRAARLGRDPVPFRRHRRPGYAHVSPPRRAGTLSRWRGHGPALLLFTLVSRKLTFFSPSSRRGHLLSETISRLICNIDLNTFIRAQSLPSNLSALPAQNLLADPVNSRLPNQDTQEEMDIFTKAALLVNVLLSIYL; this comes from the exons ATGCCCTCGTGGAACACTCCTCTTCTGAATGGCGGGAGGCATCAGGAATGGCAGGGAAGCTACTCCCTTGCCAGGGCTCGTACGCCCCGTCCGGAATCCCAGCCAAGGCCGTGGGAGGCTGGGACGCGGGAGAGGCAGCAGTGCCGACGGAaggaagagcccgagagagacGCCACTCGCGGGGGCGGGGAGGCTGGGGTGGACGGCGATAAAAGGTCTGCCCTCGCTCCGACGGCACCGAAGAGGTTGAGCTGGCAGGATGGCGCTGAGCGGAGTCAACCAGAGCCACGTGCAGCCCGTTTGGGTCGAGATCCCGTCCCGTTCCGCAGACATCGGCGCCCAGGTTATGCCCATGTAAGCCCGCCCCGTCGGGCAGGGACCCTCTCCCGGTGGCGAGGCCATGGCCCGGCCCTTCTCCTCTTTACTCTCGTTTCCCGCAAGCTGaccttcttttccccctcctcccgtaGAGGTCACCTCTTGAGCGAGACTATCTCCAGGTTAATCTGCAACATCGACCTGAACACATTCATCCGCGCCCAGAGCCTCCCCAGCAACCTGAGCGCCCTGCCCGCCCAGAACCTGCTCGCGGACCCCGTCAACTCCAGg CTGCCGAACCAAGACACCCAGGAGGAAATGGACATCTTC
- the LOC144325095 gene encoding uncharacterized protein LOC144325095 isoform X1, with translation MPSWNTPLLNGGRHQEWQGSYSLARARTPRPESQPRPWEAGTRERQQCRRKEEPERDATRGGGEAGVDGDKRSALAPTAPKRLSWQDGAERSQPEPRAARLGRDPVPFRRHRRPGYAHVSPPRRAGTLSRWRGHGPALLLFTLVSRKLTFFSPSSRRGHLLSETISRLICNIDLNTFIRAQSLPSNLSALPAQNLLADPVNSRQLPNQDTQEEMDIFTKAALLVNVLLSIYL, from the exons ATGCCCTCGTGGAACACTCCTCTTCTGAATGGCGGGAGGCATCAGGAATGGCAGGGAAGCTACTCCCTTGCCAGGGCTCGTACGCCCCGTCCGGAATCCCAGCCAAGGCCGTGGGAGGCTGGGACGCGGGAGAGGCAGCAGTGCCGACGGAaggaagagcccgagagagacGCCACTCGCGGGGGCGGGGAGGCTGGGGTGGACGGCGATAAAAGGTCTGCCCTCGCTCCGACGGCACCGAAGAGGTTGAGCTGGCAGGATGGCGCTGAGCGGAGTCAACCAGAGCCACGTGCAGCCCGTTTGGGTCGAGATCCCGTCCCGTTCCGCAGACATCGGCGCCCAGGTTATGCCCATGTAAGCCCGCCCCGTCGGGCAGGGACCCTCTCCCGGTGGCGAGGCCATGGCCCGGCCCTTCTCCTCTTTACTCTCGTTTCCCGCAAGCTGaccttcttttccccctcctcccgtaGAGGTCACCTCTTGAGCGAGACTATCTCCAGGTTAATCTGCAACATCGACCTGAACACATTCATCCGCGCCCAGAGCCTCCCCAGCAACCTGAGCGCCCTGCCCGCCCAGAACCTGCTCGCGGACCCCGTCAACTCCAGg CAGCTGCCGAACCAAGACACCCAGGAGGAAATGGACATCTTC
- the LOC144325310 gene encoding uncharacterized protein LOC144325310, which yields MALSGVNQSHVQPVWGEIPSRSADIGVQAVPRNGLLEEYILEVFTCIDLDSYLRDLEEGEGNRSNPSPLPAQNLLADPVNSRVPSPDIQVEMGIFSSAACFGDGVFSI from the exons ATGGCGCTGAGCGGAGTCAACCAGAGCCACGTGCAGCCCGTTTGGGGCGAGATCCCGTCCCGTTCCGCAGACATCGGCGTCCAGGCTGTGCCCAG AAACGGCCTTTTAGAGGAGTACATCCTCGAGGTATTCACCTGTATCGACCTGGACTCATACTTACGCGACCTGGAGGAAGGCGAGGGCAACCGCAGCAACCCGAGCCCCCTGCCCGCCCAGAACCTGCTCGCGGACCCCGTCAACTCCAGG GTGCCGAGCCCAGACATCCAGGTGGAAATGGGCATCTTCAGCTCGGCTGCGTGCTTCGGCGATGGGGTGTTCTCCATATAA
- the LOC144325096 gene encoding uncharacterized protein LOC144325096, translating to MALSGVNQSHVQPVWAEIPSRSADIGARAVIRIVTLGEYVSKLLCRINMGSYARALEEGEGDRRNLSALPAQNLLADPVNSRVPYPDIQLEMGIFCSAACIVNGFRSI from the exons ATGGCGCTGAGCGGAGTCAACCAGAGCCACGTGCAGCCCGTTTGGGCCGAGATCCCGTCCCGTTCCGCAGACATCGGCGCCCGGGCTGTGATCAG AATCGTCACCTTGGGGGAGTACGTCTCCAAGTTATTGTGCAGGATCAACATGGGCTCATATGCCCGCGCCCTGGAGGAAGGCGAGGGCGACCGCAGAAACCTGAGCGCCCTGCCCGCCCAGAACCTGCTGGCGGACCCCGTCAACTCCAgg GTGCCGTACCCAGACATCCAGCTGGAAATGGGCATCTTCTGCTCGGCTGCGTGCATCGTCAACGGTTTTCGCTCCATATAA